In the Schistocerca gregaria isolate iqSchGreg1 chromosome 6, iqSchGreg1.2, whole genome shotgun sequence genome, one interval contains:
- the LOC126278558 gene encoding cell cycle checkpoint protein RAD1-like, with product MALQSQQGEIDEDFVFTARLDSVKNLVMLLRAIHFKDHAIIFMTDRGLKVSVEDSKCVQLSAFIQAEVFEEYTLTEQRIVLKINLEILIECLNVFGSHNTALKMSYRKYGFPLTLLLEEDGVVTDCSIRTQEPEEMLDLDTESAHVLNKVIARADNMKDVVTELDSTSEFVELLLSPDPSYFRLATAGNAGDTKVDISKDSDMTESFNCTTTTVSRYRYSFIKSLLKPLTVSRKVSIRIDDRGLLCLQYMVPAHTYTCFIDYFCTPIAEADDD from the exons ATGGCTTTGCAGAGTCAGCAGGGTgaaattgatgaagattttgttttTACAGCCCGTCTAGACAGCGTGAAAAATCTCGTAATGCTACTGAGAGCCATCCATTTCAAAGATCATGCAATAATATTTATGACTGACAGAGGACTCAAAGTTAGCGTCGAGGATAGCAAGTGTGTCCAGTTGAGCGCATTTATACAGGCAGAAGTATTCGAGGAATATACGTTGACGGAACAACGAATCGTATTGAAAATTAATCTAGAAATCCTAATTGAATGCCTTAATGTATTTGGAAGTCATAATACAGCTTTGAAGATGTCGTATAGGAAATACGGTTTCCCTCTGACTCTTCTATTAGAAGAGGATGGAGTTGTGACAGATTGTAGTATTCGTACCCAGGAACCAGAAGAAATGTTGGATCTTGATACTGAAAGTGCACATGTACTAAACAAAGTGATAGCTAGAGCTGATAACATGAAAGATGTTGTAACTGAATTGGACTCGACTAGTGAATTTGTTGAACTTTTATTGTCACCTGATCCTTCCTACTTCCGTCTTGCTACAGCTGGTAATGCGGGTGATACAAAGGTTGACATTTCCAAGGATAGTGACATGACTGAATCTTTCAACTGCACCACAACTACTGTTTCAAGATACAGGTATTCTTTCATCAAGTCTCTGCTGAAACCATTGACTGTCTCCCGTAAAGTCTCAATTCGAATAGATGATCGTGGGCTCCTCTGTTTGCAGTATATGGTTCCtgc GCATACGTACACTTGTTTCATTGACTACTTTTGTACACCTATTGCAGAAGCTGATGATGACTGA